The Macrobrachium rosenbergii isolate ZJJX-2024 chromosome 14, ASM4041242v1, whole genome shotgun sequence sequence taatatatatatatatatatatatatatatatatatatatatatatatatatatatatatatatatatatatatatatatatatactgtacatatatgtgtgcgtgtatacaaaTACACCCATCCGTCAAAATTGCTTGGATCACGTTTATATGTCCACGATTTTGTTAAATATAACAAGCTTTATTAAGAGATATAAAGTAACAGAGCAATACTGATAATAATCATTCCCGcattgattataaaaatataatttccacgAGTTCTCAACGAAACCGCGCACACTTCCAGCGAGTCAGTTTTATCACCAAAACATTATTGGTATTGGAATAAAAACTCGATATTCATTAATGAACTAAAATAAGATGACATTTACTGTACTCACGATATTTTCCTGGTCGTCTTTAAATGAGAAATCACTGTTATGTCTTTGCTCGTATGCATCTGTAATGTAAATAATTCTTACATAAGTATGCGTTAACTGAAAAgctatatatgcataaacatttggttttataaatatacatatatatacatacacacatatatatatatatatatatatatatatatatatatatatatatatatatatatatatatatatgtacatatatgtatgtatgtatatatatatatatatatatatatatatatatatatatatatatatatatatatatatatatatatatatatacatactgtatatttgaatGAAGAACACAACAACACATGGAACAGTTAGATACAGAGCaattaaacaatattttgtaGAGACAAGTTCCTCCAGACTTCAAAAAGCCACTGCCTTGAGAAACATCACAATTTACTGCTTGCGCAACAGCTGGGGAGATGACGCTTTTTTGACGTGTTTCTCGGTTATATTTCGTTCCAATGTCGAGTTGTCTGTTTTGTTAGTACTGAAAGgaaagaactttatatatatgtatacatttatatatatgtatatatatatatataaataaatatataatatatatatatatatatatatatatatatatatatatatatatatatatatatatatatatatatatatatatatatataacatataatggTGTGTGTTATTTGCAAATCTGTGTTCATAtgcaatcatatttatatacaaacagtcGGCACTTTATCGCCTTGTTTTTCAAGTGCTCTCTTCCGCACTTCTTCATgttactttaaaaagaaaatgtctttAGTCTTTAAACTTTCACTTCGATATTGCAAAGAGACGGCGAGTCACTGAGAGCATGAAAAATACTGCAacttcagaagagaaaaaaaaaacaacctctgCACAGGTATTCTATACACGAatataaagaagaatatttactttGGAGTAATTTTCCTAAATACTAACGCGCCTCAGACACTCCATAATCTTCTGCATGTTCGCCTCGTCTTCCCTGGCCTCCGTGATCAAGGGCGTGACGCCCTCTCCCAGCacctccttctctttcctccgGACGCCCTCGTTCGCCATCTGCTTCTTAGCCTTCGCCTGAGAGGTGTCCGTCTTCCTGGTCTGCGGATCTACCGCCTCGCTCGAACCTCGACTCTGGAGAGACTTCTCAGTTGGCGGAGCCTTTGAATTCTCCTGCCGGGGGGATCTCGGCCTGCCCCTAGGGCTGTCGGAGGGAGTGGGCGTGGGCGAAGGCGTCGTCGTGCCTCCTCCGGCTTCATTTTCCTCCGCGATCTTATCGCCGCCCTTTGCCGCGCCCTTGACGGAGCCTCTTTTGACGCTCAGGTTCGATGTCATTCTGTAGGCGTGCGTCCGCAGGGAGTGGGCTCGTCTTGGGACGGGGGCCGTCTTCAGGAGGCTGCTGTGGGCGGGGCAGGCGTCGTGAAGCCCTAGGGCGGTGAGGCAGTAGTCCGGGTGGCCTATGCAACTGACGCACTGCTTGCCCTGGGCCATGATGGGGTCAGATTTCGTGACCGTCAGAAGCTTGTGGGTTGATGCCTGTtgttggggggcggggttggttagggagggagggagatagtagttagttttaattaattgatttttgaaatttaaatctaGATGAAGGAACATTATAGCTTTcacctgacataaaaaaaatagcctttaTTTGAAGCAGTAAATGAGCTTGCCGAATTTATCttgaatatttattgattttgttaataACGGAAAGTACTTCTGACGTGttaatgactgaaaatgaaagaattcaaaGCATTTAATTGGAGGAACATAAGGACGAAAACCTGAGAGAGGAAACATAATAGCCCAAAAAATCTGACAAAGCACAACGGCAGAGCAAAGCTCCATAATTAAACGGTTGGGGATCTGTTCAATCACGCGAATTACATTCATTGACGACAAGGAGGATCAAAGCGACAAATAACAACAgtcaaataacaaataacaacagtCTCCCAGGGACGTCCATGATCGACAGCCCAGCCGTAATTATCAAACCCTTCAGTGTAATGAATCGCATTGTCGTTTCTTTTTATTGCACCGTCGATTTATCATCAAAGCTTTGTTGTTATCTAATCGATGAttctgttgatgatgatgatattaatggTGACGATGATGTCTGCGTTGTCGGGAGAGGTCAAAGTTGACCTCGGTTCCTTTCATGACCTCTGGTGCGACGGTTCTGATAAACAGTCTCAAGGGGATGTAAAGAGTCGTATTTCCTTTACAGGTCACTAGAATATGTTTGTCTGCCggtctttctgtctgcctgtctctctcactctatgtgtatatatatgtatatatatatatatatatatatatatatatatatatatatatatatatatataatatttatttatatatgcatatatatatatatatatatatatatatatatatatatatatatatatatatatacatatattgtaataattaatCTAAGGAGAATTTGGGAGTCACTGCAGCTATTATATTGCACacacaaacgctctctctctctctctcttctcctgtatatatatatatatatatatatatatatatatatatatatatatatatatatatatatatagtatgtacagtatgtatgtatgtacatacatataagcatacatacatatatgcatatgaataaagAATACATAAACATACCAACTTATACCCAAATCACTATTCAAACGACGACTCCcacttagaaaaaaataagtcCCGGATAAAAACGAGGAAAGAGGAATATTCCTCATTCTGGAAAGCGAATGGTATACGTAGGAAGGACGTCTCGGTTAATGTATTTCTCAGCCGGCAATAATCCGTTTCCCAGCTGGTTCGCAAGAGACGAAATTCACATATTTCgtgtaggaatggaatggaatatagaatttaggtcaaaggccaagcactgggacctatgagatcattcagcgctggaaaggaaattgagagtaggtaggcttgaagggtgtaacagaaggaaaatctcgaagttgcactataaataattgttaggagagggtggatagcaagacggaagaaagataatatgaatggaggtacagtaaaaggaatgaaagggggttgcagctagaggccgaagggacgctgcaacgaacctttagtaatgcctacagtgcaccccgtgaggtgcactgactgcactagcCCCTACGGGGCATATGTCAGATATTCGTGTTTATTACGAATGCCAGTTGCTGTAATATGTCATTTTTTGTAAGGCTACTGGCGGTggattacttacatttttatatattataatttgtatttttatatgttattacttttattttttatatatacttatctattcAATCGAAGCACACATTTCTCTTATAGAAAGCAACAgacacataaaaatgtttttatatactattactactacttgcattttaatgtattattgcTTATGattttacgtattattattattacttgtattttttatattctattctatcgaAGCAAACGTTCCTTTTATAGAGGGCAATACACATTAAAAATCTTgagattttatataaagtaaactTGGCTAATTAAGTATGAAGTAAATTTGGCTACTTAAGTATTAAGTAATTTTGGTTACTTATGTATGAAGTAATTTTGGTTACTTAAGCATGAAGTAAATTTGACTATTTAAGTATGAAGTAAATTTGGTTACTTAAATAAGTAAATCTATGCCAATTCTATATTGAATAGATTGCACATCCACCAAACATTTCAAAATTGTAACAACATAAATagtgaaaaatttaaatgaaaaaaattgtgttCAAAACCAATCATATTTCCTATTTCTCAGGAATGCGTCGCCAAAGAGATATAAAGTTACCTTTCATTTGATTACTTAGAGAAGAAGATCAGTctaactgttaatattattatttactaataataccaataaatagtttcctttttttcattgtttactctTTTAGACGAGAGCTTACAAAGATAGCTACAGATTCTGTCaattttctgtaactcttctaCATTTTCTAggtattaaaaatactttttttccttattaaatatGACTTTACATTTGTACTCGTATTATGTCGCCTAATTCACTGTCTaaatattcagtgagtgtttGTGAAACATTTACTAAAACTCCGTTACAGGTGGGTCAGAGTTCCCAAAATCTTAATGTAAAAGGATTCATAGTGATCTAGGAAAGCAACTGCGTGcgtgcacacacgcacaaaatcACGCGCGCTTGTGTGTGAGAGTTTGAAATGTTCGCTAAAGCTTTGGTTTTGACAGGTAAGTGTTCTCGAAAGCTtaattgaactgaaatgaattgaatacagaatttaggctaaaggccaagcactgggacctatgaggtcattcagcgctgaaacggaaactgacagtacaatgtttgaaaggcgtaacaggaggaaaacctcgcagttgcactgtgaatcgattgttaggaaaggatggaaagtaagatggaagaaagaggatatgaaaggaggtagagtaaaaggaacgaaagaggttgcagctaggggccgaaggcacgctgcaaagaaccttaactaatgcctacagtgcaccgcatgaggtgcacagaggGCACTACCCCTACCGGGTCGAAATCTTAATGAGAAAGGGTTCATAGTAATCTGGAAATGCACTTGCGcgcgcgcgaacacacacacacatgggttagttttttataatttttcgatTCCATCTTCCATTTCGGCTACGAAATTTATCTCTCGCTAATTTCTCTATTGCGCGTAAACATATCTTAGCTACAGAAAACTGTCTTTATGTCTTTAATTCTATTCTCAGTTTATTCTGTTcaaaatttgaattatttcttcCCTTTCAAGTTATTGGCCACCaagggctcgttccatatgaatagggtttatcgtctgaataataataataataataataatactaataataataataataataacacccaaGTGTCTTCCTTCAATACCTGTGATCTCTACTAAGCGTTTGCCTTTCCAAATTCAATTGCGCGAGCGCTAACTTGCCCATTGATTTCATTAGTATGTAAATTCTGTTCTCCCTAGCTTTCGGCTTAGAGACGTctaagcttttgagagagagagagagagagagagagagagagagagagagagagagagagagagagagagagagagagagaaacgctcacgaagactatcatttctcgTTACATACTTTTAATTAATTGCCAAGGTTAAATACCTGCTAAAAGATTGCtagtttctggagagagagagagagagagagagagagagagagagagagagagagagagagagagagagagagagagaggcaggcacaCGAAGGCTATCATTTCTCCTTACATACTTTTAATTAACTGCCAAGATTAAATACCGACTAAaagatgctggagagagagagagagagagagagagagagagagagagagagagagagagagagagagagagagagagagagagagagagagaaatgttagcaCTTCAATTCCTACACTTTTTAATTGCTTGAACACTtcgtcttttcattttctctcaaaatCTTCTGAAACATcgttgcctcttcttcttcttcttccttagcaAGGTTCCTGCTCCCTTCAATGGCTGCAGTTCCTTCTCGACCATCACCTTTATGCACAGAGATATTTTACCTCACTGTACCTCTCCCGGTATTAGGTACTTCGGGCCTTACAACAGAGAGAACAATTGCTAACTCGTTCTTTTCTTCAATGGCATCATAATCTGTACACTCTAATTGGCCAATCCACTTCGTTAATGTCACTTGTAGCCACACAACGTCTGGGTGGAATTCTGTCCAATTAACACCAGGTGTGTATTATTTTAGGCATGCTCTGAGATTGGCAtgctatttcatttttctttatgcaatcaaaagttacttttcacTAAGCTTTagatgcattctctctctttctctctctttgtttagtTTACCATCGGTatcttttatcatctctctctctctctctcgtttagtttACCACCTGTATCTTttaccaacttctctctctctctctctttctatttagtTTACCATCTGTATCTTttaccaactttctctctctctttttctgtttagtttacCATGTGTATCTTttatcaactttctctctctcttgtttaatttGTCATCTGTATCTCTTATTAACTctatctctttcactctctctctctcatttagtctACCACCTGTATCTTTTATCAAGCATCAATTTCttcattagcatttttatataaacaaacacttcTCTCCACGAGGGCTTCTCTGTCTACTTaagttcatattttcataatctcCAAACGCTTTTTTCACTTTGTATTCTCATTCATTACCCCCTATCGCATGTCCACTAGGATAAATTTCCTCACTTTGCCTCACTAATTCTTTTGTACgattattctttgtttcttttcattcaccAATTACCAAGTTTCGTTATTCCCgtgttttatttcacatttccttcCCAGTTCAACAGTCGCCTCGTTTCATTCTTCCTTGTTTGCTTCGCCAAAGACCTTATTTCATTAGTCTCTTGATTTAAAATATGATTAATCTTTATTTCCTGTCATTCACCAAACACAAAGACTCGTCGTTCTCTTGTTTTTCCTCGCAGCTCCTTCCCAATTCACCAGTTCCCTTGTttcattcttctttcctctttttgtctcATCAAACCCTTATTCCATTAGTCTCTTGATGTGAAATAtggttattctttatttctttccattcaccAACCACCAACTTTCgttattcctttgtttttcttcaccAGTTCCTTCCCGTTTTACCAGTTCCCtcgtttcattcttctttttgaGCTTCATCAAAGCCCTTATTTCATTAATCTCTTGATGTAAAACATGattattcttaatttcctttcaacAATCACCAAGTTCCGTtattctcttgattttcttcacCTGTTCCTTTTCAATTCACCAGTTacctcttttcattcttctttcttctctttttgctTCATTAAAGCGTTTATTTCAATAGTCTCTTATTTCGTTTAGTTCACCAATCACCAAGTTTCGTTATTCCCCTGTTTTACTTCACCAGTTCCCTCGTTTCATTCTCCCTTTTTTTGCTTCGTCAAAGCCTTTATTTCATTTGTCTCTTATTTCACTGAGTTCACCATTCACCAAGTTTCGTTATTCCCCTGTTTTACTTCACCAGTTCCCTCGTTTCATTCTCCCTTTTTGGTTCATCAaagcctttattttcatttcacagtCACCATTCACCAAGTTtcgttatttctgttatttcaccAGTTCCCCgtttcattctcctttttttgcttcttgtcaaagccttttatttcatttgtctcTTATTTCACTGAGTTCACCAATCACCAagtttcgttattttatttcatttgtctcTCATTTCACTGAGTTCACCATTCACCAAGTTTCGTTATTCCCCTGTTTTACTTCACCAGTTCCCTCGTTTCATTCTCCCTTTTTGGTTCATCAAAGCCTTTATTTCATTTGTCTCTCATTTCACTGAGTTCACCATTCACCAAGTTTCGTTATTCCCCTGTTTTACTTCATCAGTTCCCTCgtttcattctcctttttttgcTTCGTCAAAGCCTTTATTTCATTAGTCTCCTGATTTGAAATATCCTCTCGAAATGAACATCAGaaggagaaagtaaaaaataaaattggaccCATTTTCTCTTATCAAAATCATGGACCACCCGCACTCGATCATATTCTCATTTCGTCTTGACGGGGAAAGATAATCTACGACGCAGCGTAATGCCAGGACTTTATGCATATGCACGAAGGGTAATTATATGTCAGCGAGCTTGCATAAGggcgtgcatgtatatatgtatgattacgTGCATGTATGCCTTTGCATGAATCCGCGAGTGGATGTTGAGTGATACAGGCCCGGAGACGAAGGAAGGTCTCAAGTTATCGACCGCAAGCAGCGATTCCTAGATGCTATTTGGAAATGTATAGAAATATCCGAAGTAATTAACAGATCTCATATAGAAGTGGGTATTGATACTGGAGTTTAAAACTGAGGCCAAAGTCCaggcgctgggacatatgaggtcattcagcagtgaaaataattttgaaacaattgttaggagagggtgggaattaagatggaagaaagagaatatgaacggagtatCGTAAAAGGAATGAttggggctgcagctaggggccggagggacactgcgaagaatcttaagtaatgcctacagtgcaccgcgtgaggtaagcagacggcattaccccctacgGGATATAGAAGCGGGTAGAGATAACTGAgataatatttagatattaatGAATATGGGGCTTAAGATATCTGAAGTGATTCCCAGATCTCAATTGAAATGGCTTAGAGATATGGGATATGATTCCCAGATAAACTTGGAACGGTTTGGACATAGCTGGAAGAAAGTTCGGATTTCACTTAGAAGGGCTTTAAGATATCTGCAACAATTTTCAGATTTCACATCAAAAGGCTTGCAGATTTTTGGAAAAATTACCAGATTTCACTTTGAAAGGTTTAGAGATATCTTACATAATTCTCAGATTTCACTCGAAAAGCCTTATAGatactaaaataattattatatttcgcAGACCTCACTTACAAAGGCTTGTAGATATAAAAATTGATTCATGGACTTCACTCGACTGGTCTTAAATATATCTGGAATCAccttatatttcaaataaaaaagtttattgcCATCTAAATTAAATTTCCACATTTTAATTTAGAATACTTGGAAATAGCTGAAATCATTTCAAGATTTCACTTAAGAGGCTTGAAAGGACCTTAACTAATTCAGAGATCTCACAAATAATGGGttctagataaaagaaaaaataatttcaaaaaacaaatttgtaaagTAAGTGTAAGATTTCGCTTAAAAAAGGCTTGGTGATGTAATTTCTTCATGTATCTGGGATATAAGATCCAGTTCACAATTTGAGTAAATGAATTTGCTCAGATAACAACACCTTTTCTTAAAACCAAACTAAACAATTATATACCACAAGCATACGAATCCGATTCCTTTCGAGGGACACATCGAGGTCGCAACTTGAAAGAGAGGCCGAGATGATTAATCACCCGAGACCAGAAATCTCTCTCAGTATTCGgagcgaaaaaaataaaataaaatggagaataTTTGACCAGGAGTGAATCTCAGCAGaaagaaaatgctttaaagatgtAATCATAAAATCGAAGGTGGATGTGTGAggtgtttggaggaggaggaggaggaggaggaggaggaggaggagagagaaatttgagaAATGTGTGGGAGCGAACTAGTGAACGTGATCCTATTAGATATGGGAATTCTGCTTCGAAAGATTTTCCTCCAGTTTGTTTAGTTCTTTTATGCTTTAATTCCTCCTTCCTTTAGAATAACCAAATAGACGAGAAATGAAAAACTCGGGGATAAAAGACGTGACTGAATgtggtaatgaaaataaaaacaactctagattattcagtgtttttaacctaaagaaaatatgaattttaaggCTTTTGACAATTaccaatatttttcttgtttcgttTTGCTAATAATCATTTACAAAGCATGTTTCACAagcgatttttaacattttatttgatggatatgatttaatttcttacacttctttgttttccttctaaaaatttctctctcctcttctgttttccctgattCAGAGAACCCTCTCATTTAAAAGGCGAGGCTCAAGATAAGGCCATtaaattgctctt is a genomic window containing:
- the LOC136845928 gene encoding uncharacterized protein, with amino-acid sequence MTEPGHVMEVPRVRVSGHSVAGEVYPDLVDGRVENDNTGAISRQAVIASSRASRRSHSLLPENAAMVRRARINMSRRRRGFTAVVLGEVQGDTHDLAAAFGHDSPQPPTNKPPSLAQRRASTHKLLTVTKSDPIMAQGKQCVSCIGHPDYCLTALGLHDACPAHSSLLKTAPVPRRAHSLRTHAYRMTSNLSVKRGSVKGAAKGGDKIAEENEAGGGTTTPSPTPTPSDSPRGRPRSPRQENSKAPPTEKSLQSRGSSEAVDPQTRKTDTSQAKAKKQMANEGVRRKEKEVLGEGVTPLITEAREDEANMQKIMECLRRVSI